The Streptomyces sp. NBC_00286 nucleotide sequence GGTGTCGGTATCGGCGTCGAGGCGCTGTGCAAGGCGGCGGGGGTGTCGAAGCGCTCCATGTACCAGCTGTTCGCGAGCAAGGACGAGCTGCTGGCGGCCAGTCTCGAGCGGCGTACTTCCGCGTACGTGGAGATGCTCTTGCCCGCGGCGGGCGATGACCGTGAGCCTCGCGAACGGATCATGCATGTCTTCGAGCAGGTGGAAGCGCAGGCGGGCACGCCCGAGTTCCGCGGCTGCCCGTTCCTGGCCGCGCAGATCGAGCTCAAGGATCAGGACCATCCCGCGAGCTGGGTGGCCCACGAGGTCAAGGCGAACCTGACTGCCTTCTTCCGCGCCGAGGCCGAGCAGGGCGGTGCCGGCGATTCCGACCTGCTGGCCCGGCAGCTCAGCCTCGTCTTCGACGGCGCGAGCGCCCGCGCGGGAATCGGGGCCGACAAACTTACGGGGCTTGTCGCGCCCACGGTGACCACGCTGCTCGATGCGGCGGGCGTGCGCTGACGCGTCACCTTTCCGAAACGCCCCCTTGCGTCCCGTACTCGGGGGAAGTCCAACCTCGTTATCCCCGCCTCCGCAGGATGAACAAGCTGGCCGGCTGACGCAGAAGCGCTCCCTGGCGCCGCTGCGTGGACCCGTTAGCGGCGCGGTCCCGCGATGGCGTAGGCCGCGGTGCCGGTGACCGCGAGGACGACGGCCGTCCAGGTGCCCGCCGTCGTGCCGGGCGGCAGCAG carries:
- a CDS encoding TetR/AcrR family transcriptional regulator — its product is MTTEAKPSPRERLLEAAATLTYRAGVGIGVEALCKAAGVSKRSMYQLFASKDELLAASLERRTSAYVEMLLPAAGDDREPRERIMHVFEQVEAQAGTPEFRGCPFLAAQIELKDQDHPASWVAHEVKANLTAFFRAEAEQGGAGDSDLLARQLSLVFDGASARAGIGADKLTGLVAPTVTTLLDAAGVR